One stretch of Enoplosus armatus isolate fEnoArm2 chromosome 1, fEnoArm2.hap1, whole genome shotgun sequence DNA includes these proteins:
- the pla2r1 gene encoding secretory phospholipase A2 receptor, protein MLRQLCGFVDSVAVVATICAAVLLAKSCVCVTEEDDEVLEKNQLMEFYKKGLFILESEPLKRCITADRSNLVLEDCERPTRRMLWKWVSRHRLFNLGTSMCLGLNISDTTQPLGTFECDMAHPVLWWRCSGNMLYGASQWKVAVAGRLVVVKKNSYHEWKRYNTPREGPCSYPYEDIHTLLGNANGMPCAFPFKYNNKWYSECTTEGREDHLQWCATTPRYDEDERWGFCPVQDSSCERFWESNQELGACYQFNLYTILTWSQALSTCQAQGGNLLSITSLAEYRYIRDRLASVVVMVWIGLNHLKDGRGWQWSDGAPLSLVNFTTALPASPLQDNRQCGVYNSAFKAHWLSLSCESALPYICKKTPNDTRRAEPLEDWQYIHTECANGWWPHNGFCYRLLSETEAGSWAESSRACGSQGANLTSLHSLSEVEMLLNLLANFSGESTEVWIGLWKQASSPAVEWSDGSPVTLTLWHQYHPPHNLTDATLCAKAHRKDGNWLLASCDERLPAVCRRESQNPVHHRGSLDEGCPEGWKRHGHSCYMVTSHEQIYQDALMGYYCKAPLLTVENRFEQAFVNSLLSESGANSSMYYWIGLMDLEKRAEYSWLPHNGSSLPLTFTNWNKHQPVSAGGCVAMSGGPALGHWEVKDCKSHKALSVCKQSISSYHDVQLPENHIDAYAPCPPGWESHSGLLHCYKVFHDEKVLMKRSWVEADFFCQALGAQLASFHHYEEQVFVKQLLSTMFEGTEGRWFWVGLNKRDPEHPGAWEWSDGSPVVTSFIVDKNDEDDRRDCAVYSDLTNALTPQPCDTKHEWICKLSRGDKLKKPYWYTEQSEPWVFYRGAEYLLAKQPFDWDAVSLACQMMGAYLLSLHSREELHFIKERLRRLSLGPTDWWIGLSIGQPGEEARWSDKTEVEFQNWAEGSPSGGPRKNKLCVTMSSSSGKWSTSKCSDLHGYVCKRRTVSVVETRREPHYIGGCPEKWLYFGHKCLLLHLRGSPKEGKTWKDAQSICSAFEGSLVAIEDEIEQAYITMLLQGSSVGVWIGLGDGDTMKWTNGKPVSYTNWSPIEPKSYLTEDEWLRGFADEPLCTVLSNNHNFHLTGKWYDERCSESGYGFVCQKPQDTSKPPTDPYHHPLHDNIEYRSRSYKVVSGNMSWYDAMHMCIENDSDLVSVTDAYHQAFLTVLVNRLAVPHWIGLYSQDSGINYQWSDGSDTVYTHWDADDDNDDFVTRDCVYMDVSGGWRRADCDTPLPGALCHVPPPSSKPFISYEVACPSTWVKFGHGCYNFEPVVQKLTFEESREHCRQKVNTSDVLTIESETENRFILEQLWSSGFLHQTVWLGMYFNIDTDSMGWVDGSPMDYTNWPNRAPDSKLLTADACVTTRVVDGVWHLSRCTERLGFVCKTISDVVAEVEVEPLNGLHHGVIPAAVLVAVLIFALLAGVMWFAYKRNASRFRGLPTLGNAYYRQTSSQATESDGNVLITDLEAHSGE, encoded by the exons ATGTTAAGACAGTTGTGTGGTTTCGTCGACTCCGTGGCTGTTGTGGCGACTATTTGTGCAGCAGTGTTGTTGGCGAAAAGCTGCGTTTGTGTCACCGAGGAGGACGATGAGGTCCTGGAGAAAAACCAGCTCATGGAGTTTTACA AAAAGGGTCTGTTCATCCTGGAGAGTGAGCCGCTGAAACGCTGCATCACCGCGGACCGCTCCAACCTGGTGCTGGAGGACTGCGAGCGGCCCACGCGCCGCATGCTGTGGAAGTGGGTCTCCCGACATCGCCTCTTCAATTTGGGCACCAGCATGTGCCTGGGCCTCAACATCTCGGACACGACGCAGCCTCTCGGCACGTTCGAGTGTGACATGGCCCACCCTGTGCTGTGGTGGCGCTGCAGCGGAAACATGCTGTACGGGGCGTCCCAGTGGAAGGTGGCTGTGGCTGGGCGTTTGGTGGTGGTAAAGAAAAACTCTTATCATGAGTGGAAAAGGTACAACACCCCCAGAGAGGGTCCCTGCTCATATCCATATGAAG ATATCCACACTTTGTTGGGAAATGCGAATGGCATGCCCTGCGCTTTTCCCttcaaatacaacaacaaatggTACTCTGAGTGCACGACTGAGGGGCGCGAGGACCATCTTCAGTGGTGTGCTACCACCCCTCGCTATGATGAGGATGAAAGATGGGGCTTCTGTCCCGTGCAAG ATTCCAGTTGTGAGCGTTTCTGGGAGTCGAACCAGGAGCTGGGGGCCTGTTACCAGTTCAACCTGTACACCATCCTAACCTGGAGTCAGGCTTTGTCAACCTGCCAGGCTCAAGGGGGAAATCTGCTCAGCATTACCAGCCTGGCGGAGTATAGGTACATCAGAG ATCGACTTGCAAGTGTTGTAGTGATGGTGTGGATTGGGCTGAACCACCTGAAGGATGGGCGGGGGTGGCAGTGGTCTGATGGAGCGCCTCTGTCGTTGGTCAATTTCACCACAG CTCTGCCTGCCAGCCCGCTGCAGGACAACAGACAGTGTGGAGTTTACAACTCAGCCTTCAAGGCTCACTGGCTGAGTCTCTCCTGTGAGTCCGCTCTGCCTTACATCTGCAAGAAGACGCCTAACGACACCCGCAGAGCCGAGCCACTTG AGGACTGGCAGTACATCCATACAGAGTGTGCTAATGGATGGTGGCCTCATAATGGTTTCTGCTACCGGCTGCTGTCAGAAACAGAAGCAGGAAGCTGGGCGGAGTCTTCCCGGGCCTGTGGCTCTCAGGGGGCAAACCTCACCAGCCTCCACTCCCTGTCTGAGGTGGAAATGCTGCTCAACCTCCTGGCTAACT TTTCTGGGGAGAGTACCGAGGTATGGATCGGCCTTTGGAAACAGGCATCGTCGCCTGCTGTAGAGTGGTCTGATGGTTCACCAGTAACTCTCACTCTCTGGCACCAGTATCACCCTCCTCACAACCTGACAGATGCAACACTCTGCGCCAAAGCACACAGGAAG GACGGTAACTGGCTTTTAGCGTCATGTGATGAGCGACTGCCTGCAGTGTGTAGAAGAGAAAGCCAGAATCCCGTTCATCACCGTGGAAGCTTGGATGAGGGTTGTCCTGAG GGCTGGAAGCGACACGGCCACTCCTGCTACATGGTGACGAGCCACGAACAGATCTATCAAGACGCACTGATGGGATATTACTGCAAGGCTCCTCTCCTTACTGTGGAAAACAG GTTTGAGCAGGCATTCGTCAACAGTTTGCTGAGTGAGAGTGGGGCCAACAGTAGCATGTACTACTGGATCGGCCTCATGGACCTGGAGAAGAGGGCAGAGTACAGCTGGCTTCCTCACAATGGCTCCTCTCTGCCGCTCACATTCACAAACTGGAACAAACACCAGCCAG TCAGTGCTGGTGGATGTGTTGCCATGTCAGGTGGTCCCGCTTTGGGTCACTGGGAGGTGAAAGACTGCAAGTCCCACAAGGCCTTGTCAGTGTGCAAGCAGAGCATCAGCAGTTACCACGATGTCCAGCTGCCAGAGAACCACATTGATGCCTACGCCCCCTGTCCTCCAGGGTGGGAATCACACTCTGGGCTGCTCCACTGTTACAAG GTGTTCCACGATGAGAAAGTCCTGATGAAGCGGTCCTGGGTGGAAGCAGACTTCTTCTGCCAGGCCCTCGGGGCTCAGCTGGCCAGCTTCCACCACTATGAGGAGCAGGTGTTTGTTAAGCAGCTCCTCAGTACCATGTTTGAAGG AACAGAGGGTCGCTGGTTCTGGGTGGGTTTAAATAAGAGAGACCCTGAACATCCCGGAGCCTGGGAGTGGTCTGATGGTTCTCCT GTGGTGACGTCCTTCATAGTGGATAAGAACGATGAGGATGACAGGAGGGACTGCGCTGTGTACAGTGACCTGACCAACGCTCTCACGCCGCAGCCCTGTGACACCAAACACGAGTGGATCTGCAAGCTGTCCAGAG GTGATAAACTGAAAAAACCCTACTGGTACACTGAGC AGAGCGAGCCCTGGGTGTTTTACCGTGGAGCTGAGTACCTGCTGGCGAAGCAGCCCTTTGACTGGGACGCCGTCTCTCTGGCCTGCCAGATGATGGGAGCCTACCTGCTGTCCCTTCACTCCAGAGAGGAGCTGCACTTCATCAAGGAGCGCCTGCGGCGG CTCTCCCTGGGCCCGACTGACTGGTGGATCGGCCTGTCCATTGGGCAGCCGGGAGAGGAGGCCAG gtGGAGCGACAAGACAGAGGTAGAGTTTCAGAACTGGGCAGAGGGGAGTCCCAGTGGTGGCCCAAGGAAAAACAAGTTATGTGTCACCATGTCCTCTTCATCAg GGAAATGGTCGACGAGTAAATGCAGCGATCTCCACGGCTATGTGTGCAAGAGAAGGACtgtgtctgtggtggagactCGCAGGGAGCCGCACTACATCGGAGGATGTCCAGAGAAATGGCTGTACTTTGGACACAAG TGTCTCCTGCTTCACCTCCGTGGCAGCCCAAAGGAGGGAAAGACTTGGAAAGATGCCCAGTCCATCTGCTCCGCATTTGAAGGCTCGCTGGTCGCTATAGAAGACGAGATTGAACAAG CCTACATCACCATGTTGCTCCAGGGAAGCTCTGTAGGTGTATGGATTGGCCTGGGGGATGGGGACACCATGAAATGGACCAATGGGAAACCAGTCAGCTACACCAACTGGTCTCCAATTGAACCAAAGAGCTATCTCACT GAGGATGAGTGGCTCCGTGGATTTGCTGATGAGCCGTTGTGTACTGTTCTGTCCAACAACCACAACTTCCACCTGACAGGGAAGTGGTACGATGAGAGGTGCAGTGAGAGTGGGTATGGCTTTGTTTGTCAAAAACCTCAAG ATACATCCAAACCCCCCACCGACCCTTATCACCACCCTCTCCATGACAATATTGAGTACAGGAGCCGCAGCTACAAGGTTGTGTCTGGCAACATGAGCTGGTACGACGCGATGCATATGTGCATAGAGAATGATTCTGACCTAGTGAGCGTTACAGATGCCTACCACCAGGCTTTCCTTACTGTCCTTGTCAATAGATTGGCAGTCCCCCACTGGATTGGACTGTATAGTCAAGAC AGTGGCATCAATTATCAGTGGTCAGATGGCAGtgacacagtgtacacacactggGACGCAGACGATGACAATGACGACTTTGTGACGCGAGATTGTGTGTACATGGACGTGAGTGGAGGCTGGCGGAGAGCTGATTGTGACACTCCGCTACCAGGAGCCCTGTGTCATGTCCCCCCACCAA gcAGTAAACCATTTATCTCATATGAGGTGGCGTGTCCGTCCACGTGGGTGAAATTTGGACATGGCTGTTACAACTTTGAGCCAGTGGTGCAGAAACTTACATTTGAAGAGTCAAGAGAGCACTGTAGGCAGAAAG TCAACACCTCAGATGTCCTGACCAttgagagtgagacagagaatCGTTTTATTCTGGAGCAGCTGTGGTCGTCGGGGTTCCTTCACCAGACCGTGTGGTTGGGGATGTACTTCAACATTGACA CTGATTCTATGGGCTGGGTGGATGGTTCACCTATGGACTACACCAACTGGCCCAACAGAGCCCCAGACTCCAAGCTGCTGACTGCAGATGCCTGTGTTACTACCAGGGTGGTTGACGGTGTGTGGCACCTGTCACGGTGTACCGAGCGGCTCGGCTTCGTCTGCAAAACCATCTCAG
- the itgb6 gene encoding integrin beta-6 has protein sequence MGLILLSLILRYWINTVEGSCSAGSAVTCDECLQLSSHCAWCTQENFTDWFSVSERCDTLDTLLERGCARGQLEFPVSEGQILQDRPLGKKTGNVNSTQISPQKMALKLRPGSQVTFQVKIQHTEDYPVDIYYLMDLSASMIDDLEMIKDLGSSLSKEMAHLTSKFRMGFGSFVEKPILPFIKITEEELANPCSGVGSTCLPTFGYKHGLSLTSSTDKFNEIIKKQHVSANIDVPECGFDAVMQAAVCGDKIGWRNDSMRLLVFVSDADSHFGMDSKMAGIVIPNDGQCHLDVHNEYSMSTVQEYPTLGQLIDKVVENNILLIFAVTDQQKHNYKNYANLIPGATVGVLATDSRNILELIVTAYKELRSEIELEVLGDTEELQMSFTAICPNGTVLPDLKRCSNIKPGETVVFNVSVELPGCLSGVRHFSLKPVGLQDSLEVELESLCSCDCRQPPEANSSQCTEGQGAFQCGVCVCQPGFLGAQCECNEESALLSNCLANNESEICSGQGQCYCGQCVCHASSFGRIYGHYCECDNYSCVLFRGELCGGHGVCDCGECHCESGWTGEYCNCSTSTEACTSEDGTLCSDRGRCECGQCVCAVPGASGDKCEKCPTCGDACSSARSCVECHLEDEEDAEVCDQRCSVPKISINTTADYDKSPSMQCTLMTENECWISFNVVGGETGTTAYNLQMYGCPEPPNIPMIILGVSLSVVCIGLILLGVWKVLVSVHDHKEVAKFEAERSKAKWQTGTNPLFKSSTSTFKNVTYKNTEREKIITLDHY, from the exons ATGGGGCTAATACTGCTGAGCCTGATTCTTCGGTACTGGATCAACACCGTGGAGG GATCATGTTCAGCTGGCAGCGCTGTGACTTGTGACGAGTGTCTGCAGCTCAGTTCTCACTGTGCCTGGTGCACACAGGAG AATTTCACAGACTGGTTTTCAGTCAGCGAAAGATGTGACACACTGGATACCTTGCTAGAAAGGGGATGTGCCAGGGGCCAGCTGGAGTTCCCTGTTTCAGAAGGCCAAATCCTGCAGGATCGCCCGCTCGGGAAGAAGACAGGCAACGTCAACAGCACTCAGATCTCCCCACAGAAGATGGCACTCAAGCTGCGACCTG GCAGTCAGGTGACCTTCCAGGTCAAGATTCAACACACAGAGGACTATCCTGTGGACATCTACTACCTGATGGATCTGTCAGCATCCATGATCGATGATCTGGAGATGATCAAAGACTTGGGCTCCTCTCTGTCTAAAGAGATGGCCCACCTCACCAGTAAATTTCGAATGGGCTTTGGTTCTTTTGTGGAGAAACCCATCCTGCCCTTCATCAAGATCACAGAAGAAGAGCTGGCCAACCCCTGCAG CGGTGTAGGCTCAACCTGCCTGCCAACGTTTGGCTACAAACATGGCTTGTCTCTGACGAGCAGCACTGACAAGTTCAACGAGATCATCAAAAAGCAGCACGTATCTGCAAATATTGATGTGCCAGAGTGTGGCTTTGACGCCGTCATGCAGGCAGCTGTTTGTGGG GACAAGATAGGCTGGAGGAATGACTCGATGCGTTTGCTGGTGTTTGTCAGTGATGCTGACTCACACTTTGGGATGGACAGTAAGATGGCCGGCATCGTGATTCCCAACGATGGGCAGTGTCACCTGGATGTCCACAACGAATACTCCATGTCCACAGTGCAG GAGTACCCAACTCTTGGTCAGCTGATCGATAAGGTGGTGGAGAACAATATCTTACTGATATTTGCTGTGACAgaccaacagaaacacaactatAAG aACTATGCAAATCTCATACCTGGCGCCACGGTTGGAGTCCTGGCGACAGATTCGCGGAACATCCTGGAACTGATTGTAACGGCatacaaa GAACTGCGTTCAGAGATCGAACTGGAGGTCCTTGGAGATACAGAAGAGCTCCAGATGTCCTTTACCGCCATTTGCCCAAATGGGACTGTCCTCCCTGATCTAAAACGCTGCTCCAACATCAAACCTGGAGAGACG GTTGTGTTCAACGTGTCCGTGGAGCTCCCAGGATGCCTGTCAGGAGTTCGGCACTTCTCCCTCAAACCGGTGGGCTTACAGGACAGTCTGGAGGTGGAACTGGAGTCTCTTTGCTCGTGTGACTGCCGGCAGCCTCCTGAAGCCAACAGCAGCCAGTGCACCGAGGGCCAAGGGGCTTTCCAGTGTGGCGTATGTGTGTGCCAGCCGGGGTTCCTGGGAGCACAGTGTGAATGCAATGAGGAAAGCGCTCTGTTGAGTAACTGCCTCGCAAACAATGAGTCTGAGATATGCAGTGGTCAGGGGCAGTGCTACTgcggacagtgtgtgtgtcatgcatcCAGCTTTGGACGCATCTACGGACATTACTGCGAGTGTGACAATTACTCCTGTGTTCTCTTCCGAGGGGAGCTCTGTGGAG GCCACGGAGTGTGTGACTGCGGGGAGTGTCACTGTGAAAGCGGCTGGACAGGGGAATATTGTAACTGCAGCACCAGCACTGAGGCCTGCACGTCAGAGGATGGCACTCTCTGCAGCGACCGGGGGAGATGTGAGTGTGGCCAGTGCGTCTGCGCTGTACCTGGAGCATCTGGGGACAAGTGTGAGAAGTGTCCAACATGTGGGGACGCCTGTAGCTCTGCAAG GAGCTGTGTAGAGTGCCATCtggaagatgaggaagatgcTGAGGTGTGCGATCAAAGGTGCAGCGTCCCGAAAATTTCCATCAACACAACAGCAG aTTATGACAAGAGCCCTTCTATGCAGTGCACGCTGATGACGGAGAATGAGTGCTGGATCTCATTTAATGTGGTAGGAGGTGAGACGGGGACCACTGCCTACAATCTCCAGATGTACG GTTGCCCAGAGCCTCCCAACATCCCCATGATTATTCTGGGGGTCTCCCTTTCCGTCGTGTGCATCGGCCTGATCCTGCTGGGTGTGTGGAAGGTGCTGGTGTCGGTCCACGACCATAAAGAGGTGGCCAAGTTTGAGGCTGAGAGGTCAAAGGCAAAATGGCAGACG gggACCAACCCTCTGTTCAAAAGCTCAACgtctacatttaaaaatgtaacttataagaacacagagagagaaaagattatTACGCTGGATCACTACTGA